Genomic window (Gemmatimonadaceae bacterium):
GGCGCCGGTGCGAATGTCAAAGGATTGCATCCACCACGAAATATCCCTTCGCCTCACGTACCGCGCCGGCAACTGCCAAACGCGTCTCATCAATCGTCTCAGACACCCCGCCGAGCATCTCGCGGCTGGCGCGAAAGCGCATTCCCGACTCCACGCAGAAGAGATCGCACATCGACAGCTCGCGCTCAGTGTCCTTCAGCCCATTCGTGTGAATCAGACGTTGCGTGCGTGAAATCACGCATGCAGTAGCCAGCAGCTCGATGGCCATGTTGGCCAGCCGTTCGAGCACGAGCTGCCTGTCGACAATATCGCTGCGGTGTTTCATGATCGCCCTGTCCGTCGCGACCTTCAGCTCGGCGACGTGCTTCTCGAAATACTCCTTGTGCTTCCTGAGGCGAGGGTGCAGAACTGCATCGAGGGTCGCAGTTGCGCCCAGACGGCTGCGAATGCGCGAGGTGGCGTAACCGCTGAGGAGCCCGAGATTGCGCAATGGTCGCCGCAACGCCGTGCCTACTTCCTTTAGTGACTCCGCCGGACCCTGTACGCCGTTCAGCGCAATGAACAGGCGGAGCACTTCATTCGCACCTTCGAAGATCCGGTTGATCCTCGCGTCACGGAGCAGCCTTTCATACGGGTATGGCTTGACGAAACCGCGGCCCCCCGCGACCTGCACCATCTCGTCGGTCGCTTCCCAGATCAGCTCGCTTGCGAAGACCTTTGCGCATGCGGCCTCGAGTGAGAAATCCGTTTCCGCGGAGCGGTCGGCAAGCGACGCAAGTACGCCAAGCATCGAGTCGCTCGCGTAGGCGGCGGCAGCAAGGTGGGCCATCTTGCGCTGCGTGATCTCGAAGTGTGCGAGCGGATGGCCGAACTGAATCCGTTGTTCGGCATACGTCGCCATCTCGCTCACCATGCGTTTCGCTCCTCCGGTACAGCCGGCGGCAAGCGTCAGACGACCTGCATTCAGTACATGCACCGCAACCGTAAACCCCTTTCCCACCGAACCGAGCACATGGTCCGCAGGCACTTCGAGGTTTTCGTAGAGCAGCTCCGCCTGGGTCGAACCACGAATACCCAGTTTCTGTACAGTTCCCAAAACCTTGAAGCCCGGCATGTCCGGCCGAATGATGAATGCTGTTGACCGCATCACCATCTCGCCGCGACGCTCGACCGGGGTCTGCGCAAAGGTGGCGATCACGCCCGCGCGATGACCGTTGCCGATCCATATCTTGTGGCCATCCAGAATCCATTGGCTCCCATCGGAATGCAGGCGAGCCGTAGTTCTGATGTTCTGCGCGTCCGACCCCGTTTCCGGTTCAGTGAGAGCATATGCGGCGAGTGTATCCCCGCGGGCGAGCATGGGGAGATACCGTTCCTTTTGCTCGTCGTTGCCATACAGAACAATTGCCTTCGATCCAAGGCCGCAGTGAACCCCAACCAGAACCGCCACTGACGAATCGATGGCGGAGATGTGCTCGAATACCCTGGCCCATGCAGTAGCTGAGAGCTCGAGCCCTCCGTATTGCTTCGGTATGGTAAGTCCGAGCATCCCGGTACGGCCGAGCTCGCTGATGACATCGTCGCTGATACTTTCTTCGTCATCGAACCGGCTGGGGTCGATGAGGCCGGAGTCATGCATCCTGTCGAGGTCGGCAATGAGGCGACTTACCAGCTTCGATTCGGCGGGATCGCGATCTTGGAGTGGCGGGGGGAAGGGAAACAGCAGCGAGTCGTGAACTACGCCGGCGAAAACTCCGCGCGTAAACGACGGTTTTATGTCATTCACGCAGTATCGGCCTGCCGGCGAAGCCAGCGCCAGTGCGTCACGAACAGAGCCGTCGCGATCAGTATCATAAGAACGCTGGAAACCAGTGACCGCATTGCACGAAACTTCACATGAGCGGATTGGTCGCTGCGCTCGTCATCGAACATCCGTCGGAGTTCGGCATCGCTGTACGCTGGTCTTGCGGGGGCACCGACGGTGTCGGGTACCATTGGCACCATCGTCGGCGCCGGGCGTTGGCGCGACCAGCGCTGTTCTCCACGATCCCGTTTGTAGTTCTCGAACGAGGTCAGGGAAACGCTGCCCGTCCCATACTGATCCGCGCGCAACGGCTCGCTCATATCGAACACGGCATCAATCAGTCGGTTCGCGGAGATAAGCAACGTCACAACTGCAATGAGGCACACGGCATAGCCGTACATCTGCGCAATTCTGCCCGAACGTTCCATGCGCTTTCTCCGCGATCGAGGGTCAGATGGGGATGCGGCCCGCGGCTTCGAGCTGGCCAGCGAGAACCGCCGGGTCTGTCGCAGGTTCGTCGCACGTGTACGACCGGCACACGTACGCTGTTGCCTTGCCCGAATGCGCCTCTCGTCCCTCCATGAGCGCAATGCCGGTGCCTGCATCGGCACCCCCCGCCAGAATCAGCGAGGGAACGTAGTGACTGGCGACTTCGTGCTCCAGCAGCTTGAAGCTCCTGTCGTTTCGATCCCCTGTGATTGCCACTTCCACCGCGCCATGGACAGCCATGTCCGCTGCGCCGAGCAGATGGCCGAACGAGCCTGGATGCTGCGTGAGGAAGCTGGCGAGCGTTTCGATCACAAACGTGGCGCGCCTCCGCATCTCCGGATCGTGACGCAGCTCCGAAAGCGTGAGCAGCAGATCCACAGCGAGCGATGTGCCCGAAGGGATGGCATTGTCGGTGACTTCACGCGGCCGGGTGATGAGCGGTTCGGCATCGCGCGCGGTGTCGAAGAAGGCGCCAAGGTCTTCGTCCCAGAACCATTCGATCATCGATCCCGCGATCGCCGTCGCGCGCTCGATCCAGACCGCGTCGAACGTCAGTTCGTAGAGCGCCACGAAGCCGAGCGCCACGGCCGCGTGGTCTTCGAGAAAGCCGCCGATTCGGGATTCACCGTTCTTATGCGAACGCATCACACGCCCGTCCCGCACCAGCTCCCGCAAAAGAAATTCGCCGTTATTGATCGCGAGCCGGGTGAAGGTGGCGTTTTCGAATGCCCGTGCAGCGGTCGCGAGTCCACGGAGCATCAGCCCGTTCCATCCCGCCAGAATCTTGTCATCGAGGCCGGGCCAGACTCTCTTCGCACGCACATCGTACAACTTTGTTCTGGCGTCATCCAGCGTGCATTCGAACTGAGGCAGCGGCGTGCCCGCGCGTGCAGCCATCGAGGCACGATCGGCGCGGACGTTGAGGATGTTGGCGCCCTCGAAATTGCCACCGGGGGTAACGCCGTAGTATGAGGTTACGGCGGGCGAATCAGTGCCGAGCAGTGCGTCCAGCTCCTGCTGGCTCCAGACATAAAATTTGCCTTCGTGGCCTTCGCTGTCCGCATCGAGTGACGAAAAAAAGCCCCCTTCCGGCGATGTCATCTCCCGCGCGAGCCACTCCACCGTCTCTTCGGTTACGCGCTTCACCTCGGCATCGCCGGTAGCCTGCCAGAGGTGCGCACCGAACCGCACGAGAAGCGCGTTGTCGTAGAGCATTTTCTCGAAGTGGGGAACAAGCCAGATCGCGTCGACCGTGTACCTGTGGAAACCGCCGCCGATCTGGTCGTAGATACCGCCGCGGGCCATTTTAAGAAACGAATCGTGGGCGATCTCCAGCGCGTACTCGGTGCCGGTGCGCGTACCGTACCGCAGCAGAAAATCGAGAGTCATGGTCTGCGGAAACTTGGGAGCGCCGTCGAACCCCCCATGGCGCACATCGTGCCGCCG
Coding sequences:
- a CDS encoding acyl-CoA dehydrogenase family protein, giving the protein MNDIKPSFTRGVFAGVVHDSLLFPFPPPLQDRDPAESKLVSRLIADLDRMHDSGLIDPSRFDDEESISDDVISELGRTGMLGLTIPKQYGGLELSATAWARVFEHISAIDSSVAVLVGVHCGLGSKAIVLYGNDEQKERYLPMLARGDTLAAYALTEPETGSDAQNIRTTARLHSDGSQWILDGHKIWIGNGHRAGVIATFAQTPVERRGEMVMRSTAFIIRPDMPGFKVLGTVQKLGIRGSTQAELLYENLEVPADHVLGSVGKGFTVAVHVLNAGRLTLAAGCTGGAKRMVSEMATYAEQRIQFGHPLAHFEITQRKMAHLAAAAYASDSMLGVLASLADRSAETDFSLEAACAKVFASELIWEATDEMVQVAGGRGFVKPYPYERLLRDARINRIFEGANEVLRLFIALNGVQGPAESLKEVGTALRRPLRNLGLLSGYATSRIRSRLGATATLDAVLHPRLRKHKEYFEKHVAELKVATDRAIMKHRSDIVDRQLVLERLANMAIELLATACVISRTQRLIHTNGLKDTERELSMCDLFCVESGMRFRASREMLGGVSETIDETRLAVAGAVREAKGYFVVDAIL
- a CDS encoding thioredoxin domain-containing protein, with the protein product MKLNRLSKETSPYLLQHAANPVDWYPWGTEALERAKTDDKPILLSIGYAACHWCHVMAHESFEDEATAAVMNERFINIKVDREERPDLDGIYMQAVQALTGHGGWPMTMFLTPEGTPFYGGTYFPPQERQGMPSFTRVLNSVADAYANKRDSIAATSAQLGEIYSASRMQARSEGPVNPHTLDLAYRGIARRHDVRHGGFDGAPKFPQTMTLDFLLRYGTRTGTEYALEIAHDSFLKMARGGIYDQIGGGFHRYTVDAIWLVPHFEKMLYDNALLVRFGAHLWQATGDAEVKRVTEETVEWLAREMTSPEGGFFSSLDADSEGHEGKFYVWSQQELDALLGTDSPAVTSYYGVTPGGNFEGANILNVRADRASMAARAGTPLPQFECTLDDARTKLYDVRAKRVWPGLDDKILAGWNGLMLRGLATAARAFENATFTRLAINNGEFLLRELVRDGRVMRSHKNGESRIGGFLEDHAAVALGFVALYELTFDAVWIERATAIAGSMIEWFWDEDLGAFFDTARDAEPLITRPREVTDNAIPSGTSLAVDLLLTLSELRHDPEMRRRATFVIETLASFLTQHPGSFGHLLGAADMAVHGAVEVAITGDRNDRSFKLLEHEVASHYVPSLILAGGADAGTGIALMEGREAHSGKATAYVCRSYTCDEPATDPAVLAGQLEAAGRIPI